From the genome of Amylibacter sp. IMCC11727:
CGATGGACCCTGCATTCGGATCAATCCGCAAATAGGATGCAACCCCGCAAAAACGACCCAAATCCTTGTTCTTGATCGCGTAAAAATGCGGATCATCCAGCGCTGACATTTCCCGCACCCAACGGTGATATGTGGCCTGCGCATGAAACGGGCCATAAGGCAGGTAATCCCAAATCCCATCGCTCGTGTCCTCGGAATTGGCGCGGTAGAGATCGCCCACATGAATCTCGGCACTCATCCGTTCCAGCCGCGCATACTGTCCGTCTAACACCGCTCCGCTTGGCGCAGGGGGCGCCACCCAATCTTTTACGGGAAATCCAACAGGCTTAACCATGCCCAAACCACTCTAAAAAATGCGTCATATCCAAACAGATAAACACGCAGCATCAAAAGTCCATGGGCCGCGCCGAAAAACCCTTATCGAATGAACCCTGGATTGTCCCCCATATCCAAATTCGGGAACACATCGCGCTCCAATGATGCGCGATCAAGACCAAACAAATCATGCACCGCCCAACCCGCATATTGGCGCAAGTCTGCGGTCGGCATCAAATCCCGCCGCGCATATAAATCTGCCTCATCCAATCCAGGCCATTGCCCATAAACCTTGCGCCCCTTAACCGCACCACCCGCCAATATCATCGCACCCCCCGTGCCATGATCCGTGCCTTGGGAACCGTTTTCACGCACCGTGCGGCCAAATTCGGTCATGCACAAAACGCAGGTCTTTTCCCACACAGGGCCCAACTCGGACTTCAACGTGGTGAGTGCTGATTGCAATTCACGCGTGGCATTGCGAATGCTGCGCGATTGGCGCTGATGTGTGTCCCAACCGCCAATCGAAAACGTTGCAAACCGCGTATCCTCTTTCAATCTTGCCGCCGCAAAGGCAGCCAGCCCCCCTGCCTTTTGCGCACTTGCCGCTTCTTTCATCTGGTTGACCATATCGGCCATGCTTTCACCGTCGTCCCCATCGCTCATCTGCGCCATGTTCAATTCAGCGGCAAGGGTCATGGCCGTTTGCCCAGCCTCAGCAAACAACGGGTCTTTTTCGTAAATCTTCTC
Proteins encoded in this window:
- a CDS encoding DUF1501 domain-containing protein, translating into MDRSRRNFMAQTLALGCSAAASPLVTPVTFASVPTDNRLVVIVLRGAMDALDVVAPVGDPLLRKYRPNLWKTEHQDLDGFFGLHPELGELMPLWKAGEMGFVQAVSTPYRDKRSHFDGQDLLEAGVVEVTSDVRDSGWMNRMLGLIPGAKKDTAFSVGRENMLVLRGAAPTTSWAPEGRVDLSPQAQLLLEKIYEKDPLFAEAGQTAMTLAAELNMAQMSDGDDGESMADMVNQMKEAASAQKAGGLAAFAAARLKEDTRFATFSIGGWDTHQRQSRSIRNATRELQSALTTLKSELGPVWEKTCVLCMTEFGRTVRENGSQGTDHGTGGAMILAGGAVKGRKVYGQWPGLDEADLYARRDLMPTADLRQYAGWAVHDLFGLDRASLERDVFPNLDMGDNPGFIR